The sequence ttactctTAACACTTGTTTCACCACTTCTGCTCGCCTTCACTTTTTGATTCGTTCGCAAATATGTGCGTCGATAGAAATTGCCAAAAAGCCAGATCATTataatgcactgacacacagCGAACAACAGCAGTCCCTTCGGAAAGGCACACTTAGTCCGGAAGAGCAGCGGATAGGAATGATGAATGAACACTAACACGAATTGCCCCAATTGCAATATCGTTATGTATTTCTTCCACCACAAGCCCATTTTCATGTTTGGCTGGAGGGCTGCCACTAAGTAATAAGTGTACATGAAGCCATGCACTGCACAATTCAATGGGATGACACTGCAGTATTGACCCGCGGCGCCATAGTAGGTGCCCAGGTAGTAGACGAATAGGCTCATCATAATGTGGTGGTAGACGTGCAGGAACGATACCTGTTTGAAGCTCTTGCGCAGCACAAAGAAAACCGTTTCCACATAATCGATCAGCTTCAATATGTAGAAAGCGTATAGTCCATAAACGTTGATCTTTTGTAGGGCGGGCGAGTGTTCGAATTTCGACAGGCAACCAAAATCGGGAACATCGGCGCGTTGTGCATAGAATATGCTTACAAACTAGGTGGAAGAAGAtgagaaaatacatttttttattattggtaAATTTCCTAACACCTTGGAAGCCATGTTTCAACTCACTAAGTAACACAGCCAGCAGTTGGCGATTATTTGCAGAAAATTATAAGTCAATatcacattttttatgttaaatggCTTTCGATTTCGCATAAAGGCCGGACCGATGAGCAGCACAACAATGAGGTAGCACAGCGAAAGCGCGATAATGCTTACAGGTGACCCCAAGAAGGGCAATTGCGAAGTTATAGGATCTGCATAGAGCAATAAAACGGGattatattatttcttaattcatgaaattatattaaatattattttttatttttgtttatttaaacacGTTTTATGCGCTCCAATTTACCGTATTCGTGAAAGATGTTTTGTAAAATCTGTGACATTTCTTTACTGTTTTTTCTTAAACTGTCAAAAAACAAGGAAATATTTGAACTACTTCACACGACTGCtgcgaaacaaataaaaatgttagctTCAATTCAATTGCTGTTATATGGCGTACAATGTTGCAGTAAAAAATAGTGTTTAATGAAatagaagtaaaatgtatgtacgtaaatcATTATTCAATAAGAGGAAAACAGAAGtgcaaaaaacatacatacatatattgtactaGGGATGTTagtcgcggccgccgtagccgaatgggttggtgcgtgactatcattagGCATTCGGATagatcgtaggttcgaatcacggtgaaaaaccaaaattaagaaaaagctcctgccatgaaaaagctcctcatctgccgttcggaatcggcttgaaactgtaggtcacaaataggaggaggagctcgaccaagcatccaaaaagggtgtatgcgccaattatatatataaagggtttttaataagaggtgttattttgatatccaaagaaaaatgctattttttaatataaattatcgggtgtttatttcattataaagaggaaggcaaATGACccccacgaccacgcttacaggacagtatccttttcaagaaattttccataaccgaattgcaaagtggctaccctatgtcctcgatagtctcacgaattccatctttgagccgtgggctgttggcgtagaccttctctttcacgtggctccaaagaaaaaagtcacaaggtgttaaatcacaagatttcggtggccaattgtgatcacctcttcgagaaataacacggcccggaaacttttcccgtaaaatatcaatggtttcgttgcttgtatggCACGTAGCCTCGTCTTgtggaaaataaatgttgtccagataaataccatccaattccggccataaaaaaatgttaattttctctcgatagcgcaatccattcacctgtaacacttgttattggaaaaccctttacatacatatgttaatcCCGGTTTGCAGAACCCCGAAAATTCCGGATTTGGATACGGAGTCCCGAAAAATGTGacctttaaaaattttgctatttttatttaaacttttcagCCACTTTCTGAGTAAATTTACTTAAGTCCTATTCACAAAAAGAGTCTAGCTGTAATTTTAGAAGTACTTGGTCTTGCCATACATTCtttgagaaattttacaatGCCTACGGCGAGACCAAATTCGCAggttcgtggcaaatttcgcttgataACAATGGTGTGGGGGCTGCATcacaaaagtgtggtaaaagtgcaattCCACTATCAATCGTTTTCCCCAAACGTTTGAAGTGACAAACAGAAAAACACGTTCGAAAAAGAATcccagaaatccccttagaaagcagaaaatcacgttcagggaaatgaatgtactGACCAGATCCATGTTAAGACTAATTAGAAATGATCTCTAAATGAAAGCCTTCtatcgctcaactggtcatcttttgacaacgcgcttgaacaaaattagactcgacggatgcaagcagcttcttcggtggcacgcggccaacggccatgaaaatattcttctcacagatgagaaaatgttcactgttgaagaagcttttaaaaagcaaaacgacaaaatctgtacaaaaacttctaaagacgaaAAAATGTTGTCCCAAGGGTTCAGTGTGGCCACCAtacagcctccgtaatggtttgatggtgagtgtcttgtaaaggcattacgtctcttcatttctgcgaaaaagaggCTAAGACTTTGGCAAAAATGTACAAGaaagatgtcttagaaggcgtggtgaagcagttgagcagtactgtCTTCAAtgaagagcgttggatcttccaacaAGACCAACTCCAGCCCATTAGTGGCTGAAAatcaatattcctgggttcataaccgcagaagattggccgtctggaagtccagtctgaatccattggactacagtttgtggagAACATGACCAGTGAAGACCTCAaggaaatttggagagtctcaaacaatctttggttcgacgtcaatatccatgaaaACCGTGCGTGATGCAATAGCTAAATgtcctaatcgtttgaaggcttgcaAGCAAGCATTAagaatgaaatttcaaaaatcttagtttttaatatttctattattaaataaaactaacttcattaaaaaaaagtactataatttcatatctacaaCGGACtcaacttgtaacagaacttatggcaggactaagtatagcTTCAAGCACTTTCTTGATTGTAGTCAAAGATGgcattttatataaaacaacgaaaattaaaattgattactttttaaagataataacattcaaataaaaatcaagtcttcacttaaaataaaataaaaaaatgctcacCTCTTGTCTTAATGTCCGTACTTCCCCGACAAGTGTAGGTGATGTTCGCGTTGGAACCAGTGATGACACCAGTTTTCCTTCGCCGCACCTAAGCTAGCGCCTTAGCAGCATGGGTTCGGCTTCATCTCGTCATTGTGCGGCATGCAGTTTGAGATCAGCCAGAGTTTTATAGTAATACTCTCCAAGCTTACGGTAacaatgtcttcattgctgaAAGTGCCACCCGGCAGTTTCATGGCACGGTGGCCGTTGTCGACAACCACTAGGATAATAGACCCCTCCTGCTTAGCCGTTTCACTAAATGATTAAAGCAGTCCTCCATCAGTCCTAGGCCTCTTTACGAGGTATGCTTTTTTCTCTTGACAGCGTTGCCACTTGACCTCAAATTACGAATAGCTTGTTTTAAAATTGGGGGCGACCAAAATTGACAGTAGGGATATGCccctaaaattttcttttttagattTGTGTGCAGCACCTGAATCTTCTACGAAtgatgtcaaaaacaaaaaaaaaaaaaacgttcaatACAAATTGACCAGCCCTATGAATTTAGGGGAACCTGAATTGAGATCTTCCAAAGCGAGAAATTCACCTTAGTTTATTTCTGGTAATAAATATtactgaaaatttattattattatattttatttgaaacattCTATTAatcacaaatttaaaattgaatttctgGCATTGTTTTTTCTGAGAAGCATTTCCTCATTGCATTTTAACGAGtttgttgttttcttcttctttttcgaaTCTCTTACAATGTTGACGttgctttgtttgttgttgccgATGCCGctcattttttcttcttcatctttttCTCTCctcctttgttgttgttgtcgtcatcgttcgttgttattgttgttgtcattgttgttgttggtggtggtAGTGTCGTTGTTGCCATCGCTGCTGCTGAttttatattcttcttcttctttatagctgttgttggtgttattgcttattattactgttattagaagttttattattgtttttattattaatggtACATacaatcattattattattacaacttGTTTTTGATGTTGTGATGTCCTTGGTCCAAACTGTGGTGGGAACATTGAGGTTCTTCGCCACTCGTGCTCATAAGGCAGCTAATGTAACAAGAGAGTATACAACAGTGGTCGACCCACCCAACAAATAGAAGTTTAGATAGCAGTAGGGGAAAATCATGTACTCGTAAAGGAATATTCTGAGAGTACTCTATCACAAGTTCCGCTGCGTACATAAACGAGTCAATCTTGATGCACTTTAAGGTTTTATAAAGGGACTTTTAACTGAACCTTTTGCTTATAGGAAGGAATACATAGTTTATGAGAAGTAGTAGGCAGTAGTAACGGCTGTGAGTAAGTGATTGTCAACCGGAATTCagtgagaacgtaggttcgaatctcgaaaaTGAcgcaaacgttttttctaataacggtcgcccctaggcaggcaatggcaaacctccgagtgcatttctgtcatagaaaaagctcctcataaaaatatctaccgttcggattcggcttgaaactgtaggcccctccatttgtggaacaacatcaagacgcacaccacaaataggaggaggagcccggccaaacatccaacaaGTGTGTAGTAGCCAACAATAAACCTTCATGGTTTAATCCTAGGTTAGTGTacttaaaaaacagaaaaagcaaAGCTTTCTAAAAGTTTAGTCTCATTAATTCAAAAGACGACAATGCACAATTTCTTAAGTTGAGGAAGGAGTTCTACTACTTTCACAACTTTTTATTCACgcaatatatgtatgctttCTATTAAAACGTGACTAAAGTCCAATCCATCTAATTTCTggcattacattaaaaaaagaaggcattataaaatcaaaactacTGATTTTTCTGTTAATTTAGGATGTGATGGAAATGTTTCTGATAATACCCTAAATTCGAACTAcaatattcaccagtctcgaggcgctgaagaaAGCCATTTTGCGCGAGTTGGCTAAAATACCCGCAAGTCTCGTTCGGGCAGCTAACGATTCGGACCGTCTCAAAACCATAGTTAAGGCAATTCATGGTCATAtcgtaaattgattcttaactttgtattattttcacacattttttgccttgaattgaataaaagtagatttccaaatgaaatttatggccttttcacTTGGTtaaacttcgagtgccggaccctattAGCTTCTCCTCAGCAAACTATCAGGTACTTTCAGATTAGTAACGGTGATGTGCTTCGATTTCCAAACTTAagggggggagcctgctttagaggcttaaaaaatcgattttttcgtggatttttttgggaaggaaagaaatattcgattgaaacgaaactttcaggtttcattgttatatatttcatcagccttctcaaattttttcattaaaatatatgtcatattatgcctggcacaagcattttgccgaggtgCCTCGAATGTGCATGTGTCgagcggcgggaaagatgcaggtcgcaattttcatcagaaaccaaaaacccaaaaaaattgtatttttgtatagtatggcttctagttaaaccaagaaaattaaacaaaaagtgagaaattcaacaatttttcgctaattaaaaaaaaaatcatttgtttggaaaaacaaattccctttagattgtttaaaaatagggttaatcataactttcttaaggttttttaagttcaactagaagagaatttaataccgaatacaatcaatgttatctcgtttcgataggggAGCCTACTTTAGAGGGGATCCTGCTTTAgaggggagcctgctttagaggcttcaaaaaatcgattttttgttttgcataaatgtcttcccaaactatccaagaatgtgtcctcaaaatttcagaagcaaattcaaaatattttcggagttacagaagaaaaaaaggggaaaagttaaccctatctttcccgccaattaggaaaagtcgtaaaaacaaaaaacgagaaatcgcacttcgagcgatccggccgctcgtatacctgctcgacgcttgctcacaatttcttctgtaactccgaaaatattttgaatttgcttctgaaattttgaggacacattcttggatagtttgggaagacatttatgcaaaacaaaaaatcgattttttgaagcctctaaagcaggctcgcCCTTAAGCGCAGCGCTAGATCAGAGGGGTTCCcactacatatttttaaaacttgtgtTTAAATAGTGAAACTTTTATCGATTCTTGGAAACTTTGCTGGATTGAACCAGTCTATAAATCAGGTGACCAGAATGTCGTCTGTAACTATAGGCTTATTGTGAAGCAGAGCACTAGTGC is a genomic window of Anastrepha ludens isolate Willacy chromosome 6, idAnaLude1.1, whole genome shotgun sequence containing:
- the LOC128867452 gene encoding elongation of very long chain fatty acids protein 7-like, which encodes MSQILQNIFHEYDPITSQLPFLGSPVSIIALSLCYLIVVLLIGPAFMRNRKPFNIKNVILTYNFLQIIANCWLCYLFVSIFYAQRADVPDFGCLSKFEHSPALQKINVYGLYAFYILKLIDYVETVFFVLRKSFKQVSFLHVYHHIMMSLFVYYLGTYYGAAGQYCSVIPLNCAVHGFMYTYYLVAALQPNMKMGLWWKKYITILQLGQFVLVFIHHSYPLLFRTKCAFPKGLLLFAVCQCIIMIWLFGNFYRRTYLRTNQKVKASRSGETSVKSN